The sequence TGCTGGTGGGGACGCTGCTGCGGGTGGGCCGGGGGACGCTGGCGCCCGACCAGGTGCAGGCGTGGCTCACCCACGGCGAAGTGGGTGCCGCCGGCCCGGCGGCTCCGCCCCACGGGCTGTACCTGGTGCACGTCGGGTACGATACGCCGGCCGGTTGAATCAGCGGGCGAAGGCCTGGACGACGATGACGCCGTCCTCGCCGCCGTCGAGGACCCCGACGCCGATCACCCGCCAGACCGGCGAGAGGATGTTGCGGCGGTGCGCGGGGCTGGCCATGAGCGCCTGATGGGCCGCCAGCACGTCCGTGGCGTAGGCCAGGTTCTCCCCCACCAGCGTGACCCGCACTCCTGCGGCGGCCAGCCGGTCGCGGACCGACCGGCCGTCCAGGGAGTAGTGGGAGAGGTAGCCGAAGGTGAACATCTCGCGGCCGTGCGCCCGGGCGCTCTCCCGCAGCGCCGGATCGGGCAGGAGCGCGCGCACGCCGGCGAGGGTGCGCTCATGGTTCACCAGGTCGATCACCCGCTGCTCCAGGACGACATTGGCACGGGCGTCGGGCCGCCGGGCGGGCAGGGCGTAGCGGACCCGGGTGTCGGTGCCGAGGACGCCCGGGCCCCAAGACGAGGCCAGGGTGCCGGTCAGGAGGAGGACGAGGAGCAGGGCGCGGCGAAGGGCGGCCACCATCTCGCCCTGGGACATGCCCACCCGACCCGGGCGGTAGTCTGCGCCAGGAGCGCACCCTGTTTCTCCGGAAGGGGGTTATAATGGGCCGCGAGGGCCCGTAGCTCAAGGGTAGAGCAGCGCCCTCATAAGGCGCCGGTTCCTGGTTCGACCCCAGGCGGGCCCACCAGGCTCCCCTCCCGACCAGCATGCGGTGGCGCCGGATGCTGTGGGGAGTGTGCTCTTCACCGGGGGAGGCCACCAAAGCGCCGTGCCTGAGCCACCGCCGCCCACTGAGCCCAGGCAGGGGTCCGGAGCGACCACCACCCCCGTCCATGCCGACGACGCTCAGCCCCCCGTGCCCCTGACCGGCCTGGCTGCAGGCCGCCGCCTGCTCCCGCCGCAGTCCCGGGTCGCCTACGTGCGGGTGATGTTCAGCGCCATCGCCCCCCGGTACGACCTGACCAACACGGTGATCAGCGTCGGGCTGCACCGGCGGTGGAAGCGGGAGACGGTACGGCTCCTGGCCCCGCCCCCGGGCGCGCGCGTCGTGGACGTCTGCTGCGGCACCGGCGACCTGGCCCGGCTCCTGGCTGAGGCTGTGGGCACCCAGGGACAGGTGGTCGGCGTCGACTTTGCCGCCCCGATGGTCCGCCTGGCCAGGCGCCGGAGGCGGCAGGGGGACGGCGCCCGGCCCTCCCCGGGAGGAGGAACGGCGGCCTCTATCGCCTACCTGGTGGGCGACGCCCTGACCCTGCCCTTCCCCGATGCCACCTTCGATGGGGTGACGGTCGGCTTCGGGCTGCGCAACCTGGCCGACCCGCTGGCCGGACTGCGGGAGTTGCGGCGGGTCCTGCGTCCGGGCGGGCGCCTGGCCGTCCTGGAGTTTGCCCGCGTCCGTCGTCCACTGCTCCGGGCCCTCTACGACCTCTACTCCTTCACCCTGCTGGCCACGCTCGGCCGGCTCGTCTCCCGCCACCCCGACGCCTACCTGTACCTGCCGGTCTCGGTGCGCCACTGGCCCGACCAGGCCGGGGTGCTCAAGATGATGGGGGAGGCGGGGTTTCAGGATCCCCGGGCACGCGACCTGGCCGGCGGCATCGTGGCCGTCTACACGGCGCAGGCCTGAGGCCCGCGCCCGGCCACGCATACCGGAAGGCCGGCCCAGCGGCACCGCTGGGGCCCGGATCCCCCCTCGACCGGAGGCGATGCCGGAACTCCCCGACGTCGAGGTGGTCGCCCGCAGGCTGCGGCCGCGGCTGGTGGGCCGGCGGATCGAGGGGCTGGCCTACCTGGCCCCGCCGACCCCTGCCGGCCGGCTGGCGGTCCGCTCGCCCGACCGCGAGACCTTCGCCAGGCAGGTGCGCGGCCGGCGGGTGACCCGCGTCGGCCGCCGCGGCAAGTACCTCCTCCTGTCCCTCGAGGGCGGGGACGTGCTGGCGGTGCACCTGCGCATGACCGGGGACCTGATCGTGGCCCCGCGCCGGGAGCCCCGGCCTCCGCACACGCGGCTGGCCCTGGCCCTCGATGGAGAGGAGGAGCTGCGCTTCGTGGACCAGCGGCGGTTCGGCCACGTCGACCTCCTGCCAGACGGCCGCGTGCAGGCCTCCCTGGGGCCGCTCGGGCTTGAGCCGCTCGGCCGGGCCCTCACGCCGGCGCGGCTGCGCGCGCTCCTGCGGGGCCGGCGCGGCACGCTCAAGCCCCTGCTGCTGCGCCAGGACCTGATCGCCGGCATCGGGAATATCTATGCTGACGAGATCCTCTTCCAGGCGCGGCTCCACCCAGCCCGACGGGTGGAGCAGCTGGGGCCTGCGGAGATCCGTCGACTCCACCAGGCGATTCGCCGCGTCCTTGGCCGCGCGGTGCGGGCGGGGATGCGGGAGGGGGAGCCGGCGGGTGACCTCCTGCGGGTGCGGGATCGGGCGGGATCCTGCCCCCGGTGCCGGGGACGCCTCGCGGTCGTGCGGCTCGGCGGGCGAGGGACCGTCTTCTGTCCTCGCTGCCAGCCTCCGGCGGTCTCGGTCCCCAGGCATCGGGGTATGGAATCGCGGGGGGGACGATGACGGAGCAGGAGCGCACGGGCGTCTTCCGGCTGGGGGCGCCACCCCTGCGGGACGTCCGCGACGTCCTGGCCTACGTCTACGCGGCGCTCGCGGAAAAGGGGTACAACCCGGTGGACCAGATCGTCGGCTACCTCCTCTCGGGTGACCCCACCTACATCACCAGCCACCGCGACGCCCGCACCGTGATCCGCCAGGTCGACCGCCTGGCGCTGCTCGAGGAGCTGGTGCGCACCTACGTCCAGGAGCGCCTGCACCCCTGAGGCGCTCGGGGGCCACGGCGGGGCCGGCCCCGCAGGGAGGTCCGCAGTGGAACGGATCGTCATCAACGGGGGCCACCCGCTGCGCGGCACCGTCCGGGTCTCCGGTGCCAAGAACTCCTCGCTGGCCGTCATGGTGGCGGCCTGTCTCGCCCCCGACGTCTCGGTGCTGGAGAACGTCCCCCACTGCCAGGACGTCCTCACCCTGAGCGAGATCCTGCAGGGCCTGGGCGTGCGCATCGACTTCGCCGGCGGGCGCATGGTCATCGACGCCCGCGAGCTGCGCGGCCACCGGCCGGCCTACGACTTGGTGCGTCGGATGCGGGCCTCCTTCTACACGGCCGGGCTGCTGCTCGGGCGCCTGGGCCGGGCCGAGGTGCCGCTGCCGGGCGGGTGCTCCATCGGCTCGCGCCCGGTGGACTTCCACATGCGCGGCTTCGCCGCGCTGGGCGCCGAGGTGACCACCGAGCACGGCTACATGAAGGCGACCCTCGGCCGGCGCACCCGGCTGCGGGCCACGCAGTTCTACGTCCCCCGCAGCAGCGTAGGCACGACCATCAACCTGATGATGGCCGCCAGCCTGGCCCGCGGCACCACCCGGCTGCAGAACGCCGCCCGCGAGCCCGAGGTGGTCGACACCGCCGTCTTCCTGAACCTCATGGGCGCCCGCGTGCGCGGCGCCGGCACGGATACCATCACCATCCAGGGGGTCCCGGCGCTGCACGGCGCCCAGTACGCGATCATCCCCGACCGCATCGAGGCCGGCACCTACCTGCTCTGCGGCGTCGCCACCGGGGGGGACGTCCAGGTGGCCGGGCTCATCCCCGAGCACCTGCAGGCGCTGCTGGCGAAGCTGGCGGAGGCGGGGGCGGAGATCCTGGTGGAACCGGACGGGGTGCGCGTGCGCGTCACGGGTGAGCTGAGCGGCGTGGACGTGGACACCGCCCCCTACCCGGGCTTCGCCACCGACCTCCACCCGCCGCTCGTCGCCGCGCTGACCCGCGCCCGCGGCGTCTCCACCGTGCGCGAGACCATCTACGAGTCGCGCTTCGGGTACGTCGACGAGCTGCGTCGGCTCGGCGCCGACATCCGCCTCGACGGGGATACCGTGCACGTCCACGGTGTCCCGACCCTCACCGGGGCCCCCGTCGAGGCCCTCGACATCCGGGCCGGCGCGGCCGTCGTCATCGGCGGACTGGCGGCGACGGGGACGACCGAGGTCAGCGGCATCGAGAACATCGACCGCGGCTACGAGGGGATGGTGGCGAAGCTGCGGGGGCTGGGGGCTCAGGTCTTCCGCGTCGGCGGCGAGGTCGCCCTGGAAGTCGTCTGACCGGCCATGGCCGACCGGCCCCAGCCTGACCCGGACCCCCAGGCGTCCCTCCCGCAGATCGTGCAGAACGCCCTGCCCGGGCTCCTCGATGTGGCCCGCCGCCTGCTCCGCCCGCGCAACCTGCGCGAGGTCCTGGAGGAGATCCTCGACCAGATCGTCGGCCTCTTCGGCTACAGCATCGCCGCCGTCCTGCTGGTCGACGAGCCCGCCCGCGAGCTCTACATCGAGGCGCACCGCAGCGTCGACCCCGCCTTCGCGGCCACGCGCCGCTTCCGCATCGGCACGGAGGGGATCGTCGGGCACGTGGCTGCCACGGGCGAGGCCTTCTACGCCCCCGACGTCCGCCGGGAGCCCCGCTACGTCGAGGGGGCAGCCGGAGTGCAGTCGGAGCTGGCCCTGCCGCTGGTGGTGGACGGGCGGGTGATCGGCGTCCTGGACGTGGAGAGCACGGCGGAGGACGACTTCCCCCCGACGGTGCGCGCCGTCCTGGAGGCGTTCGCCACGCTGGCCGCGCTGGCCATCGTGCGGGCCCGCCGCGACGACGAGCTCACCGCCCAGGCCCTGCGCGACGGGCTCACCGGGCTGGTGAACCACCGGGGCCTGTGGGAGGCGCTGCAGCGGGAACTGGCACGGATGGAGCGCACCGGTGAGGAAGTCGCGGTGGTGCTCTTCGAGGTGGACCGGTTCAAGCAGGTGAACGACCGCTACGGCCACCTGGCCGGCGACGCCGTGCTGCGGGCGGTGGCGGACGTCCTGCGCACCAGCAGCCGGGGGATGGACCTGGCCGCCCGCTTCGGCGGGGACGAGTTCGTCACGGTGTTGCCGCGGGCCTCTTCGGCCGTGGCGGTCGAGGTGGCCGACCGCATCCGCCGGCGCATCGCCGCCCTGGAGGTCCAGGGGATCCGCGTGACGGTGAGCGCCGGGGTGGCCGTGGCCCCCGAGCACGGCCGGAACCCCGACGACCTGCTGGAGGCGGCGGACCGGGCCATGTACGCGGCCAAGCGCGCGGGCGGCAACCTGGTGGGGACGCCCGGTCCGGCGATCGTCCTCGTCGGCGAGTCCACCCTGTGAGATGGCGGAGGCCCGCCCCGCCCTGGAGCCCGCGCTGCTCTTCGACCTGGACGGCACGCTGGTGGACAGCGTCTACCAGCACGTCCTGGCCTGGCGGGAAGCGCTCGAGGCGGTGGGCATCGAGCTGGCGGTGTGGCGCATCCACCGCCGCATCGGCATGAGCGGCGGGCTCTTCATCAACGCGCTCCTGCGGGAGATCGGCCGGTCCGTGACCGCGGAGGAGGTGGCGCGCATCCAGCGGCTGCACCAGGAGGCGTATGGCCGCCTGGTGTCACAGGTGCGCCCGCTGCCGGGGGCCCGGGCGCTGCTGGCCCACCTCACCCGCATGGGCGTCCCCTGGGCCGTGGCGACGAGCGGCCGCCGGGAGAGTGCCGCTCCGGCGCTTCAGCTGCTGGAGATCCCCCCGGGCGTCCCGGTGATCACCCGCGACCTGGTCACGCGCGCGAAGCCCGACCCCGACCTCTTTCTCGCCGCGGCGGAGCGCCTGGGGGTGCCGATCACCTCCTGCGTGGTGGTCGGCGACAGCGTCTGGGACCTGCTGGCGGCGCGCCGCGCCCGGGCGCTGGGCGTGGGACTCCTCTCGGGCGGCTATGGCGAGGACGAGCTCCACCGCGCCGGCGCGTACCGCGTCTACGAGGACCCGGCCGACCTGCGCCGGCACCTGGACGAGGTCGGCATCCGCCCCGTGGACTGACCCCGCTCTGGCCTGCTCACCCTCCCCGGTCTGCTACCGGCCCGTTGTGAAGGCCTGTCCGGCTTCCGGTGCGCAGTCCGTCGTCCGGTCGTCGCCGTTGCCGACGCGCAGGGCAACGCGCATCTGCCCGTCGTCGTTCCCCAGGGTGCTGAGGGGCACGCGGATACGGATGATCGTGTGGTGCACCTCGTCCCGGGTCACGGACGCCTCCCCGACCATCTGGCCGCTCGTCCCGTTCCACGGTTCACCCTGCACCTCGTAGGCGCCGGAGTCCAGGCGCCGGTCGAACCCGTTCACCAGGAACTCGTTCCCCGCGAAGGTGCACCCCGGGTCGGTGATCGGGCCAGTCGCCCCGTCCTGGTCGGTGTCGAGGTAGAGGCGGAACCCCAGGCGGGCCCCGCCGCCCGCGCGCGTTCCGGGATCCGGAAGCCGCACCGACTGCGCCAAGACGATCTCCACCTCCATCGTGTCGTAGGCACCGAACGGGGCCGTGTCCAGCCGACGGGTCACCACCTGGGTGACATCGTAGGCAGTTCCCGTGTCTGCCTGCGCATCGCCGCTGGCGTCCGTGTACGTCCGTTCGACCGTCGGCAGCGGTCCTGCCGTCGGGGGAGGGGGAAGGACGCCCGCCGCCCCACCACACCCGACGAGCCAAGCACTCGTGGCGATCACCACCACCCGGAGCATCTGACGGTTCCCCACCTGCCTCACCTCCACCGGGCCCGCCGGTCAGGGTCACCGTCAGCCGTACCGCTTCGCGTGAATCTTCCGAATGGCCCCGCCGAGGGAATCGGCCTCGCCCGGTCGGACCCCGGGAGCAGTGCGCCCTCGCGCGTGGGATCGGCCTCCGCCCTCGGGTGGGTAGGGGCGGAGGCGGCGAGACCCTACACTCCAGGGTCGGACGGCCAGGGCGTAGGCCTTCTAGGCAATGGAGGGAGTGGGCCGCGGGGCGGGAACTCGTTTCCGGGGCACGTCTCCGCAGACCTCGGGGGGAAAAGCGTCAGCGGCCGCACGGCGGAAGTTAGGCCGGGCCGCTCCCGGAGGAGTGCCTCCTCCCATCTAGCCGCCAGCGCACCGCTGACGGTGCCCACTCTACGGCGAGGGCGGTGGGCGGTCAATCCGAAACTTCCGTTCGGCCGCTGTGGACGGCGTGGACAACGTGGACAACCGCCGGCGCCCACGACCTGGGTGGTCTGCAACCTCCTTAGGCCCGCGATGTCTACGCCCGGAGCTGCCTGGGCATAACGTTAGCGAGCCAGCCAGTTCAGCCACAACCTGACCGAGTCCAGCAGGCACCCCGGCGTCTGCGGTCCGTGTGCTTGGCATCGTCCTCTGTCGTACCGACGTGCGGGGGGAGGGGGAGCTGCTGATGGTGAGCCCGGAAATCCTGGCGTGGGTGGGCGGCGTGCTGCGCGTCCTCTACGAGGCGACCTCCTGGCGGGCCCACGGCCTGTCGGTCGTGGAGATCAGCCGTCGGTGCGACCTGACCCTGGACCAGATCTACACCGCCTGCCGGTTCGCCGTGCAGGAGGGGTACCTGGAGGTCCTGCGGTCGAACGAGACCCGGCGGGCGGTGCGGTTCATCCTCACGCCCAAGGGCGAGCACCTCGTGCGGTCGGTCACCGAGGAACCCTCGCGACGCCCTCTGGACGAGGTGCGGACCGAGGGGGCGGACCCGCGCCGCATGACGCTGCGGGAGGTCTGGACGCGGCTGGGGTACTTGAAGCGAGGCTGACGTCGCCGCAGACCCCCGATCCTCCGGTCCTCGGGCGCGCCTGCGCCTCTCCTGGGCGCCCATGGAGGGTCGGGGGTCGGCCCGCGTCTTGGCCCGGGGGCCGGGGACACAAAGCTCCCCGTGGGGCCGGGGACACAGGGCAGTGGTGGGCGAGGAGGGTGTCGAACCCCCGGCCTCCTCCGTGTAAAGGAGGCGCTCTCCCGTTGAGCTACTCGCCCGCCGCTCGCTCCACGGCGTACAACGCCGGGACTTGCCCCTGAGGGGACCACAGGCCCCCCCGGGGCCGTCTCGAGAAGTATAGCATAAACCCTCTTTTAGCCGCCCTTCGTCCCTGTTATAATATGTTTTGTGGGTGATATCCCCTCCCTCCGCCTGATCGACTCCTTGGCACCGCCAATGCCAAAAAGGCCAGGGAATATGCCCATGAATGCCGCCCTAACGGACAGTTTCGCCGCATTGAAAGGGATTCAGTCGTCAAGGGCGAATTTTGGGTGGAAGGGTGCGTTAGAGAGGCAGTGACGGCCCCGGGACGGACCGGGAATTGAGGGCCCCTGCGGCCACAGAGGTGACGCCGATTGAAGAGGCTCAAGCCGGCCGAGGTTGACGTTGCCCTCCGGCTGATCGCGCTGGCTGACACGCCCCAGAACCTGGAGGCGATGCAGTACATCGTCTTCCAGTTCGACTTCGCCGACTACGAGCAGTTCATCATCGAGGCCCCTCCGGGCAGCATCCGGTTCAACAACCTGATCCGTGTCGCCAACTTCTATGACAGCCTGGGCGTGCTGGTCGAGGGGGGGGCCATCGACCCTGAGGCGGTCTTCGAGCTTTTCCCGGTCCCCTGGGCCAAGGTTGAGCCGATCATCCAGGGGATGCGGCGCGAACTCGAGTGGCCGGACCTCTTCGACCACTTCGAGGCTCTGGGGGCGCGGTACCAGCGCTGGTGGGAGGAGAAGCGCAAGCGGCTGAAGATCGAGCCGCAGCCGGCACCACCGACGGCCCGCCCGCGTCCCGCTCCGACCATGCGGCCGCCCGCCCCCGCGCGGCCGGCTACCCCCGCTCGGCCGATGCCGCAGGCCGCACAACGTCCCCCGGTCACCCGTCCGGTGGCACCGATCCGGCCGGGGATCCGCCCCGGCCAGCCCGCAGCCCCCCTGGCGGGGAGCCCGGTGGCCAAGCCGGCGCCCGCCCCGGCCAAGCCGGCGCAACCGCAGCGGCCGGCGGCTCGCCCTGCTCCGCGGAAGCCGGTGGCTGCCAAGGGCAAGAGCGCCAGGCCAGCCGCCAAGGGGAAGCCAAAGGCCGGAAAGAAGCGCCGGTAGGAGCACCGCCCAAGCCCGGAGCCGCCCGGATAGGTTTACACAGGGGTTGCCCCCTGCTTCTTCCCCATCCGGGCGGCCCTACCATGAATCTACCCGGTGCCATCCTGCCTGCCCAGCGACAGGAAGTCGCCTGTGCGGGCAGGAAGCAAGCACTCCCATGGCCGAGGTCCCTGAGCCGCCGGCGACGACGCCCGACGTGGGTGCCGAGGTCGCACCACGCCTGCTCTACCGCCTGCAGCAACTCGACTCCCGCCTGGCCTGGGTCGCGGAGCGCCTGCGCGCGCTCGGCCCCGATGCCGAGGTGGAGGCGCGGGTGCGGGTTGCCGGAGAGGCCCTGCGGGCGGGAGAGGATGCGCTGGCGGCCACCCAGCGGGAGATCCGGACCCTCGAGCTGGCACTGCAGTCGACGGTGGCCAAACGGCTGCGGGTGGAGCAGGACCTCTACGCCGGTCGCATCCGGAACCCGAAGGAACTGGCCGCCATGCAGGAGGAGGTGGAGGCGCTGAAGCGCCAGGCCCGTCGCCTGGAGGACGCCATCCTCGAGCAGATGGAGCGGGCCGAGGGCCTGCTGGGGGACCTGCGGGGCCTCACGGACGCGGCCGCCGCCGCCAGGCGGGAGTGGGAGGAGCGCGAGGCGGCGGCGACACGCGAGCGGGCGGCGCTGGAAGCGGAGCTGGCCCGGCTCACCGCGGCGCGCGACGCCCTCGCCGCTGCCATCGAGGAACCGCTGCGGCGACGCTACGAGCGGCTGCGGGAGCGCCTGGGCGGGGTGGCCGTCGCGGCTGCGCGGCGCGGGATCTGCGAGGGGTGCCACGTGGTGCTGCCGGAAGCGCGGGTGCGCCGGCTGGCGGAGGAGCCGGAGACGCTCCTGACCTGTGAGCGGTGCGGGCGCATCCTGGTCCTGGCGGACGGCGGGGCATGACGCGGGCCCGGTGATGAAGCGGGTCCTGTACGTCGACGGGGCCTCGCGTGGCAACCCGGGCCCGGCCGCCATCGGGGTGGTCATCCAGGACGAGCGGGGTCGCACGCTGGAGGAGCTGGGAGAGGCCATCGGCGAGGCCACCAACAACGTGGCGGAGTACCGGGCGCTGCTCCGCGGGCTGGACGCGGTGCTGCGGATGGGGGCCGATGAGGTCGAGATCCGCTCCGACAGCCAGTTGCTGGTCCGGCAACTCACCGGTCGCTACCAGGTGAAGAGTCCCGGTCTGCGGCCGCTGTACGAGCAGGTCCGACTTCGGCTGGGACAATTCCGGCACCGGACCGTGACGTACGTGCCCCGCGAAGCCAACCGGCGCGCCGATGAGCTGGCAAACCGGGCCCTGGGCCCCGTTGCCCCGCGCGCACTCGACCTGACGGTCCTGCTGGAAGCGAGTCCCGAGGGCGTGCGGGCCACCGTCCCGGCATTGCCGGGCGTGGCCATCCTCGCGCGTACGCGGGAGGAGGCGCTCCAGCACATCCGAGCCCTGGCCGAGCAGGCCGTGCGGGACCTCCTGGGCCGGGGAGCGCCGCTCCCGCAGGAGGAACGCATCCGCGTCCTCCTCCCACCCATTGTCCGCCCTGCGACGAGCGCGGGCGGGCCTTCGCCACCCGAATCCGGGTGAAGGGACGACGCTCCCGCGACGGGCCCGTCTCCAGCGTGCCGCGTCCGGCGCCGGCCGCAGGTTCTCTGGTACAATGACGGTCGGGAGCAGGCCGGGCAGCCGCGGACCCAGTGGTCCGAGGAAAGTCCGGGCTCCGCAGGGCAGGGTGGTGGGTAACACCCACCGGGGGCGACCCCAGGGAGAGTGCCACAGAAACATACCGCCCCGGCCATGAGGGGCGGCCGGTGTGGTCGCCAGGAGCCGGGGTAAGGGTGAAAAGGCCGGGTAAGAGCCGGCCGGCAGCCTGGTGACGGGCTGGCCAGGCAAACCCCACCCGGAGCAAGGCCAGGTAGGGGGAGATGACGTGGCCCGCCGATCCCCGGGTAGGCCGCTCGAGGCCGCAGGTGACTGGCGGCCCCAGAGAGATGGCTGCCCCCGGACTTCGGTCCGGGACAGAACCCGGCTTACAGGCCTGCTCCCCCTCGTCGTTCGCTCCATCCCGGTCCTTGACC comes from Armatimonadota bacterium and encodes:
- a CDS encoding sensor domain-containing diguanylate cyclase, which gives rise to MADRPQPDPDPQASLPQIVQNALPGLLDVARRLLRPRNLREVLEEILDQIVGLFGYSIAAVLLVDEPARELYIEAHRSVDPAFAATRRFRIGTEGIVGHVAATGEAFYAPDVRREPRYVEGAAGVQSELALPLVVDGRVIGVLDVESTAEDDFPPTVRAVLEAFATLAALAIVRARRDDELTAQALRDGLTGLVNHRGLWEALQRELARMERTGEEVAVVLFEVDRFKQVNDRYGHLAGDAVLRAVADVLRTSSRGMDLAARFGGDEFVTVLPRASSAVAVEVADRIRRRIAALEVQGIRVTVSAGVAVAPEHGRNPDDLLEAADRAMYAAKRAGGNLVGTPGPAIVLVGESTL
- a CDS encoding IreB family regulatory phosphoprotein, giving the protein MTEQERTGVFRLGAPPLRDVRDVLAYVYAALAEKGYNPVDQIVGYLLSGDPTYITSHRDARTVIRQVDRLALLEELVRTYVQERLHP
- a CDS encoding reverse transcriptase-like protein, coding for MKRVLYVDGASRGNPGPAAIGVVIQDERGRTLEELGEAIGEATNNVAEYRALLRGLDAVLRMGADEVEIRSDSQLLVRQLTGRYQVKSPGLRPLYEQVRLRLGQFRHRTVTYVPREANRRADELANRALGPVAPRALDLTVLLEASPEGVRATVPALPGVAILARTREEALQHIRALAEQAVRDLLGRGAPLPQEERIRVLLPPIVRPATSAGGPSPPESG
- the ubiE gene encoding bifunctional demethylmenaquinone methyltransferase/2-methoxy-6-polyprenyl-1,4-benzoquinol methylase UbiE, producing MPLTGLAAGRRLLPPQSRVAYVRVMFSAIAPRYDLTNTVISVGLHRRWKRETVRLLAPPPGARVVDVCCGTGDLARLLAEAVGTQGQVVGVDFAAPMVRLARRRRRQGDGARPSPGGGTAASIAYLVGDALTLPFPDATFDGVTVGFGLRNLADPLAGLRELRRVLRPGGRLAVLEFARVRRPLLRALYDLYSFTLLATLGRLVSRHPDAYLYLPVSVRHWPDQAGVLKMMGEAGFQDPRARDLAGGIVAVYTAQA
- the murA gene encoding UDP-N-acetylglucosamine 1-carboxyvinyltransferase yields the protein MERIVINGGHPLRGTVRVSGAKNSSLAVMVAACLAPDVSVLENVPHCQDVLTLSEILQGLGVRIDFAGGRMVIDARELRGHRPAYDLVRRMRASFYTAGLLLGRLGRAEVPLPGGCSIGSRPVDFHMRGFAALGAEVTTEHGYMKATLGRRTRLRATQFYVPRSSVGTTINLMMAASLARGTTRLQNAAREPEVVDTAVFLNLMGARVRGAGTDTITIQGVPALHGAQYAIIPDRIEAGTYLLCGVATGGDVQVAGLIPEHLQALLAKLAEAGAEILVEPDGVRVRVTGELSGVDVDTAPYPGFATDLHPPLVAALTRARGVSTVRETIYESRFGYVDELRRLGADIRLDGDTVHVHGVPTLTGAPVEALDIRAGAAVVIGGLAATGTTEVSGIENIDRGYEGMVAKLRGLGAQVFRVGGEVALEVV
- a CDS encoding C4-type zinc ribbon domain-containing protein, whose translation is MAEVPEPPATTPDVGAEVAPRLLYRLQQLDSRLAWVAERLRALGPDAEVEARVRVAGEALRAGEDALAATQREIRTLELALQSTVAKRLRVEQDLYAGRIRNPKELAAMQEEVEALKRQARRLEDAILEQMERAEGLLGDLRGLTDAAAAARREWEEREAAATRERAALEAELARLTAARDALAAAIEEPLRRRYERLRERLGGVAVAAARRGICEGCHVVLPEARVRRLAEEPETLLTCERCGRILVLADGGA
- the mutM gene encoding bifunctional DNA-formamidopyrimidine glycosylase/DNA-(apurinic or apyrimidinic site) lyase, yielding MPELPDVEVVARRLRPRLVGRRIEGLAYLAPPTPAGRLAVRSPDRETFARQVRGRRVTRVGRRGKYLLLSLEGGDVLAVHLRMTGDLIVAPRREPRPPHTRLALALDGEEELRFVDQRRFGHVDLLPDGRVQASLGPLGLEPLGRALTPARLRALLRGRRGTLKPLLLRQDLIAGIGNIYADEILFQARLHPARRVEQLGPAEIRRLHQAIRRVLGRAVRAGMREGEPAGDLLRVRDRAGSCPRCRGRLAVVRLGGRGTVFCPRCQPPAVSVPRHRGMESRGGR
- a CDS encoding HAD family hydrolase, giving the protein MAEARPALEPALLFDLDGTLVDSVYQHVLAWREALEAVGIELAVWRIHRRIGMSGGLFINALLREIGRSVTAEEVARIQRLHQEAYGRLVSQVRPLPGARALLAHLTRMGVPWAVATSGRRESAAPALQLLEIPPGVPVITRDLVTRAKPDPDLFLAAAERLGVPITSCVVVGDSVWDLLAARRARALGVGLLSGGYGEDELHRAGAYRVYEDPADLRRHLDEVGIRPVD
- a CDS encoding CAP domain-containing protein, encoding MSQGEMVAALRRALLLVLLLTGTLASSWGPGVLGTDTRVRYALPARRPDARANVVLEQRVIDLVNHERTLAGVRALLPDPALRESARAHGREMFTFGYLSHYSLDGRSVRDRLAAAGVRVTLVGENLAYATDVLAAHQALMASPAHRRNILSPVWRVIGVGVLDGGEDGVIVVQAFAR